DNA from Candidatus Neomarinimicrobiota bacterium:
GGGTGATTCAGTTCTGTCATTTTCTTCTTCAATTGTGACAATCCCATCCAGCAAAGCATACGCTCTTAGCATTGGGAATTCCCAAATCCAATTCACATTTACAAACATAGTCACAATACCATAAGATGCCAAAAAAGGTCCCCACGTTTCTATAGATGAAATAAGCCTCATGAAACCGGGGACCATAACAATCGTTGGAAATGGACCTACAGCATCAATTGGATAATAAACAATTCCGCTTTGATAATCAGGCCCATTTCTTAATCCGTCCGCTTCTGTAATTATACCCACTGAATATGGCCCATCTGCAAACAAAAATGTTTGAAATAGTAAATATCCCAACATAATAAGATTTTTTTTATGTCTCATGAATTAGATTAAATCTGAGCATCCTTTATTAGTCGCTCAAACATAATCCATGCTCTGTTTTCAGCTTGTGGATCATTTAACAAATGGGATGAATAGTGGTAAGATGGGAAAATAGCCAGAAATTCAAATGCAAATAGATTGATATCCAGATTCTTTCGAAATTGCCTTTCTTCAACTGCTATACCAGCAGCTTTTTCTATAAAGTTAATCCAATATTTTTGATGGGAGACTAAAAAATTCCTAACGGGACCCGGCCTACCCTCAAATTCAATAGTTGCAGTATGTATCATACAACCCCCTGGCATAAATCCTGAATTATCCCAGGTCAGTATATTTTTTGCAAGCGCTCGGATTCTTGGCTCCCCTCTTCGCACCTTTAATGATG
Protein-coding regions in this window:
- a CDS encoding TetR/AcrR family transcriptional regulator; protein product: MNKGHYTRETILDEAIFMASTTGFEALTIGKLSKAVGMSKSGLFAHFNSKEQLQLDLLKAVVEKFSKIVIEPSLKVRRGEPRIRALAKNILTWDNSGFMPGGCMIHTATIEFEGRPGPVRNFLVSHQKYWINFIEKAAGIAVEERQFRKNLDINLFAFEFLAIFPSYHYSSHLLNDPQAENRAWIMFERLIKDAQI